In Gracilinanus agilis isolate LMUSP501 chromosome 1, AgileGrace, whole genome shotgun sequence, the sequence GCCCATTATGTAGTATATTTCTATCCAAGACCTGACTAGAATCTAGGCTCAGTTTCCCACAGTTAGTAGAGATGGAACACACATTTCTTGGGGGTTTCATACATGATCTGAGAACATTGGTGAACTAGAGAAGCAGGAAACATGTTCAGCAGTCCTGTCATAAGCTGCCCTGAGGTTTGACCTGTTAAGATCAAAAATGGGAAGTCTAGCCATAGATTTTTAATGGTTGATTAACAGAAAAGAAAGGGTgaatgaggagaaaggaaagagatcatTCTTTAAGAAAGACTATCCTGATCTAGCATCTCCATTTAGCTTGCAGCAGAATGGGCCCCTTTTCAGTTCCAAAACACAGAAATCCAGAGAGCTTTCCTTCCTACGTTCCCCTTTTAAGTTCagttcattccttcctccctctgtcaAAACGTGGCACATTGTTCAGGCTAATGCCAGGGGACATAAGGGATGCTACACTGTTGTGGGTGTcatgggggggtggagggggtggagTTATTTTTTCTCACGCAGACCACAGGAGTAACATCTAAAGTAGCCATGCTTGTCTGATCAGCCTAAGACAAAGCTGGGAAAGGTCAATTTATAGAATGGTCTTTTCTCCCGACTCTGAGAAAAGTCAGCATGTCACTCTCCACAGTCCAAAGATCAAGTCACAGCACAGCAGGAGACAGTCCTCTGGCAAAGAAGGTCACACTTTTGTCTTGTATTTTGTATTGATAAATGAGGCTCCGAGTATGCTCACTCTTAGGTTGAAGCAGTCCCCTCCGAAGGATTTTCAACTgcagaaacaaggaagaaaatgaatggaGTCACCAGGCTAGAGTGCCTGTTCTTCTGTCCTCCTTTCTATATTCCTCTAATAACTTTTCCCTTACCACTTTGACTAACGGTAACTTATTCTCTAGACAAGCATGTTAAGTTTGGTCCACTACTAGGTGTGGTTTTCTCAGGACTCTCTTATTATTCTAACAATGCCAACATAAAGGAAGCAGTGTGATATAGTACAAAGAGtgatgggtttgaatcctagctctccAATATAGTGCCAGAGTGGCCCTTcaaaagtcacttaagttctccaggcctccttttcctcatctggactagacaatctctgaggtcccttcctgctctctcTGTGCTCCTAGGAGCCATACAATCATATCAGTCTCACTACTTTATAGTCACACCATGGAATTACCAGCTTGATCATGTACTTTATTCAAAAGACTTGACTGCAAATGACTTTTGGCCATTTCTAAAAGTGAAATCTATACCCTCATCTATCGCTGAGGTTCTTCAAAAGAATATTCTGAAGGAAACTCCAATAACTAAATATCTGaaattcaaaaaaaataattgaaattaaaCACATTCTGAATTATAACAAATGATAGTCTCTTAAGGAGACTACTTTGAAAGTCAACACATATCATTAGTTCAGTGTCCTGACATGGCAATTCTACTTTTGGAGAACAATATTTGGTATATGTACCATTATTTCATTCAGCTTCTTCTGTGGTCTTCCTTCTACCTTCTACCACCACACAAATACCCTATAAAAGAGACCTTTATCAAAAGCCCTTAATTGCCTACCATTACTCAGAGAATGCCCACATTACCTGCCCATGAACATCCTTGCAGAATCCAGTGACCAATCCCTCAGCCCGGAGGATCAAGCTGCTTTGGTGACCAAGAGCATTCACGAGCATTGCATTCTCCTCATCCTCTGTCTGGTCACTGTCATGCACTAAAGCCACCACATTTCCCTAGATCAGAGGGATCCAAGTACTTTTTAGCCAACCAAAGGAAAACAGTTCTTAGTTATGAGAAAAAGCTGGATTAGACTTAGGAGAATAGACATAGCTTTTGTaaggctttaaaaactaaacagagaGGTTAATCTTTTACCCTGAAGATAATAGGAAGCCTCTGGACCTGGTAGAGTAGGGAAGTCACACAATCAGATCTGTACtgaaggaaaattactttggcagctatgtgtgGGACAGATCGGAGTggtgagagacttgagacaggaagCCCAATTAGGAGGCTATGGCTGCCACAGCTATTTTATCACCAAGCCTTCAAAATGTCTTTTTTGTTCacccttcttttccattcttgCTGCTATTACCCTATTTCTGATCCTCATTAGCAAAAGCAACAATTGTTTCTGTACTTGGCTGCTATGCACTTTCCCAGTCTCTGATATCTTCCCTCTATAATTTATTCTGCTTCCAACCATCAggttaatcttcctaaaacactactctgaccatttctttttcctaacCAAATCCCTCCCTATAAACCCCAATATCTTAGCCTAAGGTCACGATCTCTCAGAGTCTGGTCTCAATCTCTTTTCCAGTCTTGTCTTCCATGACTTATTTCCTCCTCAAATATTCAACTCCATAATAACCTGCTTTACTCACTGTCCAGAGAAAGCACTTTGTACTTTCTTGCTTCTAGGGTTTTGCATCATGTGATTACCTCTATCTATACTGcccttttggttgttttttttttctcctaaaattccATCCTCTAAAACACAGCTCAAATTATACTTCTAACATAAAGTCTTCTCTAACAGCTGTAGCCTAAAGTGATCTTCAACTCCCAGAGCACTTAATTGCCtttatcaattaattatttattggCTTGTGATAGCTCTTCTATTTTTAGCTTTAAGAGTTACCGAAATATTATATTAGTTATTATATTTCACATTTATGTCTTATCTTTTCAACTTTAGAAAGCTCCTAAAAGGGAGAGGCTACCTATTTATACTTCTTTGTTATCTCCAAAAGTGCCTTGAACTTCATATGAAGgagagctaggtggtgcagtggatagagtaccaggcctggagtcaggaggaccaagGTCAAATCCATATTCAAAACATATatgtgtgacttcaggcaagtcttcttaatcctgtttgctttaatttcctcatctataaaatgagctagagaaggaagtggcagatcactccagtatatttgctaagaaaactccaaatggggtcataaagcgTTGGGCACAACTAAAATGATtgaatagcaacaaaacaacacATTGTAGGAAAAgactcaataaatttttattgatttgacTTAAGTTTTcctcaaaaagaacaaaaaatatgagacagatctttaaaatttcttttgctttttcctgaCCCTGATTTCAATGCTATGGAATTCTAGACTCTTACCAATGGAAGTACTCTTTGAGGGCATCTGTTCTAAATTTGGCTTGAAGAGAGGAATCCTTTTTTTCAATATCTTTAAGAAGAGTCACCATCTCTTCTCGAAAACCCCCAGGGGCAAGGGGCTCTATTAGTAGTTGCTGAGAGCTGCCTGTCATCATGTTATCCTACACTCTCCATACCCAACATGGCAAGGTATAAAAACATAAAACTCTCTGTGGCTCTGAATATTAACTTACACTTTCAGAGAATAGAAATTTCATTCCATCTGAAACAGAAGAGATTGTAGTTAACCTATCCCTCTTGAAGAGACAACAAGTAAAGGAGTTGGCAGAGTGGATTTTATCAGAGTGGATTTAAAGgcaacatgaaatatttcatgggaTACTTAACAATCTGATATTGCAAGACTTATGATAAGGTTATGCAAAAAGACTGTGCTGAAAATCACTAGCTATAAATAACTATAAGCTAACATGCAGTAGCATCTGCTTCAAAGAATGAGGAGATAAAGAAATCCCAAGAACTCAGTAAAAgcctccaaattaaatcaacatcttCAAATCTCTGTAACTTTAATGTAAAAATAGGTGataatgaataaacaagagagaaagagcattATGGgacataaaatggataattttgatttcattaaatttaagAGGTTTTGTGCAAGTATGAccaatgttgccaagattagaaggaaagcagaaagttaGGGAAAAATTTTAGTCAGTTTTTCAGATGAAGGTCTCATATCTTAAATATATAGTCATTTATTTGACTGAgtctaatttataagaatatgagtcattccccaattgataaatgatcaaaggatataaacaaggaatttttggaagaaatcaaagttatctatagtcatatgaaaaaatgttctaaatcaataatattgatggtggaattgtgaacttatccaactattttggagagcaatttggaattatgcccaaagagttatgaaactatatataccttttgacctagcaataccactattagatttatttctcaaagtgatcaggaaaaaggaaaaaaaaaccagtatgtcctaaaatatttataactgctctctttgtggtagcaaaaaaaactggaaagtgagagaattcccatcaactgggaattggctaaataagttgtgctATGtaattatgatagaatactattttgctgtaagaagGACAGGCAGGTTtagttttggaaaaacaaaaaaagacttgtatgaaataatGCAGAATGGAACAAGAAtaactaagagaacattgtatacagtaacagcaatactgttaGAAAagtaactgtgaatgactaaggGTATTCTGAGTAATATCATTCAGATCAGCTGTGAAGAACTCATGAAGGAAAATGCCATCcatttccagaggaaaaaaagtgCTATAATgaagtatgtattatatatctTTATCACATGTTGGCTTTCTTTAAAGTGGCCAAAAAGGGTAAGCCAAAGTTTTCTATTTATGTTAATTAAAAcgttttaagaataaaaaaaaataaagtgggcAAAAAGTTTCTGTAAAGGTATGGAGAAAGGCTATGGGATGCAAATTTGGGGAATAAAAAACTGGCCAATTTGGctagaacatgaaatatgtgaaGGATATTGTGAAACAAGGCAGGAAAGTCCCAgagaacaaataattaaaaatacttcGCCCATCATAGCAGAAGGAGGGCCTACAGACACTCCAGACAACTTTTAGATGTTGACCCTGTATAAGAtctctttttaaattgtttttcttttcacaaGGTTGAACTTAATGGGGGAAGAAGAGCTGAAAGATTTATGCTATAGAGATATttaaaggcatcaataaaaatttcTCAGAAAGAAAAGAGCTAAAGCAGTTTTGAAAAGTAAGATGTTGCCAGACTGtagagttctttaaaaaaaaacctcttaattTCTGTCCTaatagcaactctaagacagaaagttgagggctaggcaaatagggttaagtgacttgcacagggtcacacaatagctataaagtgtttgaggccatatttgaacccaagtccttctgactccataCCTGGCCTTCTATTCTGATATGTGCAGAAATGAGCAGCCATATTTCTGGgggtgcaagctggcagttgcctaTTTAGaatacagaacctggcagagcacccaggcTGTGTGCCAGGGTGTCaattaaggacagggtataaaaggaggTCTCCAAACCCTGGAATCTTCACTTCTCTGACCTCACCTGAAGGGTTAGGGAGGAGGAGGGTTTTTCCTGGGCCCCGAGGGTGGTTTTTGGGAGATTCTGTTAGGCAGGTAAGAACTATTCAATCATTAGCCAAATATCCAATACTAACTTGGCATAGATAACATCTTACATACCAGCTAACGAGAAAGCTACAACCAAGAACAACTGCAACTGACCCAGGGGCTGCCCAGTCTCTAGGCTCAGCAACAAGCTACAGAGTTGGGATTTGCCCTCAACGGTGTCTCATCACTCTGCGCCTAGGTATATCAACTTGTGCTCCAGGATTAATCAACATCAACAATTTAGGCAAGGTCATAGGGTTTCCTTCACCCACCTACCTTCCCTTTTGTTTCCATGGTTATTTACCAATAAACTCTACTTAACCTTGAGCCTGAATAGTCTTGGAGCCTTGCTTACCTACCAACAACCATCCTTAATAGCAGTCAGATCCACCTTACAGCTTAGTTGAGCAGGCCATTCCAAGCCAATTATCCATTTCCAACTTGAGGTTTCAGGGAGTTTCAATCAGCTTCCTGGAGACATTTTAACTGTCTtggctggattggttccaagcccTGGGCCTATTAGCAGAGAACCTTGGGCTTAAAGGAGACCTGACCCAGCTGCTGTCGGAGGTCATCCAACTCTCATACAGCCTTGGTTTGGGATTCCCTTGCCTTCATATTAAATCAACAACATCTGCCTAGGCCCTCAGCTGCTCCTAAAGTACCCACATTTATACCTGCATAACAGTTCacaaagccacctagctgccccttgtaaaGGGCTTTCAATGCCAGACTAAAGAGTTTTTATATTATCCTAGAAACACTGGGAGCCAAGGAAAATTAGGGCAGAAGAGGGACTGTTCTGCCTGGGGAAGATGGCTTTGAGTCAAGACAGACTAGAAGCAAGGAGCTCAGTTCCCCGTAAGGCTACTGCAGGACTTCAGGTGAGAGGTGAGAAGGACCTGAACTCTGAGTGGTGTCTCTAAGAGTgaggaaaagagaacagaagTTATATAGAAGAGGTGTTAATACAGGCAAAATGGATAAGATCTGGCAATTGATTGGATGTAAGGGATGAGTGGGAGGGAAGAGTAAAAGGTGCCTCTGTGGTTATGAACTTGGGTAATTACATGAAGAAACACCTCAACAGAAATTGGGAAATTTGGAGGAGGGGTAGGTTTTGAGCAAAGATGAGTTCTGAAAGGTCTTTGGTCCTATAAAAGCAAAtcaaaggctaaaaaaaaaaatgacaagtcaCTGACCCAGAGAGGGTCAGCTTCATCCCCTACTCTCAAGTCAAGATCACAGGTATGAATAAAGTAATTcaggaaataaaagtaaagggGACTGAATGGTACCTTTAGCTGGCAGCAGACAGTGGCTCGACAGTACTGGATGAAGTCCAGAACAGCCACTGCTTGAACACCCAAACTGAGCAGGACACTCAGGTCATCCACCAAAAGCACTGGGAACTTCCATGAAGCAGCACTGCCATCACTTGAGGGACTCAGAGATTTCTGAACAAACTCATATAAGGACTTCAGGTCTGAGCTGGACTCCCTAGAAatgagaaacaacaaaaaaagacaaaaccctATAAATtagttcatttattctttcaatcAGTGTCCTTGAACACCTATTTTTGACTAGCAATACTAGGGGATTTAGAACTTCTTTCCTCAGAGCATAAGGTCTGGGTTCCCTGGGAGTTGGAATGAGTGAATGGGTGAGGCTTCCACTGGTGTGGAATTATCAAATTATTATCCCCAAGCCTAATTTAAACACAATCAAAAATCATCCAAAAGCTAGCCTAGAGGTCTATATCATTCAACAGGTATAGACAAAGATCTAAAACAGCAGATGAGAGCTCAGGAACTTCAAATCCCAACTCactgagtgactttgggcaaaaatCTGTGAGGAGCATGGGATTCAGAACCAAAGACACCACATTCAACTACTTTCTAGATAAGGCAAGAGAGatccagaaaggaaaagagacttgcccaaaacTACCCTTAAGTGGATAAAAAATAGTCAGTACTTAATTCCAAGTCCTATTCTGAAGTCACTGCTCTTTCAACAGTCCTGTTCTACCCAAGGCATTTTCCTCaaatcacaaatgaggaaactggggcccagagaggtaaaaggacttgccccagatcacaaACTGGTGGAGGAAAGGTTCAATACAATGCCAACTCATCCAAAGTTCCATATTGCTTCAGTTATATTCAGTCATATTCAGTTATTCAGTCATATTTAGTTATATTCAGTCAGTGGCCACAAGAGGTAAACCCTTTCCCCCTGCTCCTTGGTCTTTATTTAGTAAAATGAGAATGCTATCTATGAAAGccatgaaggaaaaattaaacttttagaGGAGTTTGCAAAATTAAAAATGCCAGAGAATTGGCTAGCAGAaacttttattcattctttcattcattcattcaacaaagatttattggcttctaaagaaaaacattttgcaGGCAGCCTTAGAAAGGAATATAATTAACAaattcagagacaaaaaaaaacaaaacaaaacaaaaatccacaAATCTCCCAATTCTCCCAGTGACTCTTATATTTAAGATAATAATCTTTAGGTCCCATGGGTTCAACAGACAGTAGATATAAAATGGAACCAtagcgttggctatgggagagggttgaaggaggggaggaaaagaacatgaatcatttaaccatagAAAAGTTTTCTTAACtaatcaattaacatttttttttttaaaaatggaaccaCTGGCTCAAAGAACAGTATTGTTATCAGCATATTCTAAGTTTCAGAACATCTAGTGACTTCACATACCCTGAAGCATCCCAGGTGGTTTTTGGGTGGAGCAGAAGAAACTACCCAAAGATAATGAAATGCAAGTGGTTGCCCAGTTTCTCCAGGATATGAGGGATAATGTGGTGCTGTT encodes:
- the ELP6 gene encoding elongator complex protein 6; this encodes MFPELNNLLNVSPDKPEQGKFTLLCDVKTDGGFLVHHFLSFYLKANCKVCFVALLQSFSHYNIVGQKLGVNLIAARDRGQLLFLEGLKSTVEVLFGSEEQPNTLKFIRESSSDLKSLYEFVQKSLSPSSDGSAASWKFPVLLVDDLSVLLSLGVQAVAVLDFIQYCRATVCCQLKGNVVALVHDSDQTEDEENAMLVNALGHQSSLILRAEGLVTGFCKDVHGQLKILRRGLLQPKSEHTRSLIYQYKIQDKSVTFFARGLSPAVL